In uncultured Ilyobacter sp., a genomic segment contains:
- a CDS encoding sigma-54 dependent transcriptional regulator, which yields MKKSILAISERKETLKQIRKELSEEYEVITFNNFLDGLDMLRESDFDIVLLDEYMTWFSFAEVKRKLGGIGKDFVTVGLIDEEKEDIINELKSADVYNYLLKPVNLKEMNRIIIPALKNLELLKEKRKLEEKLSYVEEANEIVGQTLKIKEVKNLVERVAESDLTVLISGENGVGKELIAKEIFKKSDRRRNNFIIINCASLPSESIESELFGYERGAFPGASSSKRGILEETDKGTVFLDEISAMDLKSQAKLLRVIEYGEFRRVGGNKSRRVDVRFIVSTNKNLKEETEKGKFRSDLYHRLSAFPIEVPPLRDRREDIPLLANYFLNKIILELHREMPVISGEAMKYLMEYSYPGNIRELKNIVERMVILSNTKAISVEDLPLEIKMKSDTLENKTVIGVGPLKDILEQEIYDLAEVEKVVIATALQKTRWNKQETAKLLGIGRTTLYEKIRKYNLDQKA from the coding sequence ATGAAAAAGTCAATTTTGGCAATTTCAGAGAGAAAAGAAACTCTTAAGCAAATAAGAAAAGAACTTTCTGAAGAATATGAGGTAATAACATTTAATAACTTTTTAGATGGGCTAGACATGCTTAGAGAGAGTGATTTTGACATCGTACTGCTAGATGAATATATGACATGGTTTAGCTTCGCAGAAGTAAAAAGAAAACTTGGCGGAATAGGTAAGGATTTTGTTACAGTAGGTCTTATAGACGAAGAAAAAGAGGATATAATAAATGAACTTAAAAGTGCAGATGTTTATAATTATCTGCTGAAGCCTGTAAATCTTAAAGAAATGAATAGGATAATAATCCCGGCTCTGAAAAACTTAGAACTTCTTAAAGAAAAAAGAAAATTAGAAGAAAAGCTTTCTTATGTAGAAGAGGCAAATGAGATAGTCGGTCAGACTCTGAAGATAAAAGAGGTAAAAAATCTTGTGGAGAGAGTCGCTGAAAGTGACCTTACTGTTCTTATAAGCGGAGAAAACGGAGTAGGTAAAGAGCTTATAGCAAAAGAGATATTTAAGAAAAGTGACAGAAGAAGAAATAACTTTATAATAATAAACTGTGCTTCCCTGCCTTCTGAATCTATAGAATCAGAACTTTTTGGTTATGAAAGAGGAGCCTTCCCAGGGGCCTCTTCCAGTAAAAGGGGAATTTTAGAAGAAACTGATAAGGGAACGGTATTTTTAGACGAGATATCTGCTATGGATCTTAAGTCCCAGGCAAAACTTCTTAGAGTCATAGAGTATGGTGAATTTAGAAGAGTTGGTGGAAATAAATCAAGAAGAGTGGATGTTAGATTTATAGTATCTACAAATAAAAACCTCAAAGAGGAAACTGAAAAAGGTAAATTCAGAAGTGATCTTTATCATAGATTGTCAGCATTTCCAATTGAGGTACCACCTCTAAGAGACAGAAGGGAAGATATACCTCTACTGGCAAACTATTTCCTAAACAAGATAATCCTCGAACTTCACAGAGAGATGCCTGTAATTTCAGGAGAAGCGATGAAATACCTAATGGAGTATTCTTATCCTGGAAATATCAGAGAACTTAAAAATATAGTTGAAAGAATGGTAATCCTCTCTAATACCAAGGCAATAAGTGTAGAAGACCTTCCTCTGGAAATAAAGATGAAATCAGATACTTTAGAAAATAAAACCGTAATAGGTGTAGGTCCTCTAAAGGATATCCTTGAACAGGAGATATACGATCTAGCCGAAGTTGAGAAGGTAGTAATAGCAACTGCTCTGCAAAAGACTAGATGGAATAAGCAGGAAACTGCAAAACTTCTTGGAATAGGAAGAACAACTTTGTATGAGAAAATAAGAAAATATAATCTTGACCAAAAAGCATAA
- a CDS encoding TetR/AcrR family transcriptional regulator encodes METVENGVKRDLIVEAARKTFVTQGYTSTTIEDIAKSGSISKGTFYNYFKSKEEIFVHILNLDVRERREKFDKILGLDLSLKKKYRYICREYLKDCFEAPDMSLYRLKVLYSNNTKDTEEIKALKYNLCYTSTKYFERLLEMHKKELQESLQGKIKLSARGLSNHLRVFIYTFLTGEEYFGETKLKSREELKKNIKMFKLDEITELMEQVTIGGFLK; translated from the coding sequence ATGGAAACTGTTGAAAATGGAGTCAAAAGAGATCTTATAGTAGAGGCAGCAAGAAAAACCTTTGTTACGCAAGGTTACACTTCCACAACAATTGAAGATATAGCCAAGTCAGGCAGCATTTCTAAGGGCACTTTTTATAATTATTTTAAATCCAAAGAAGAAATTTTTGTACACATATTAAACCTAGATGTGAGAGAGAGGCGGGAAAAGTTTGATAAAATCCTTGGTCTAGATCTATCACTGAAAAAAAAGTACAGATATATATGCAGGGAGTATCTAAAAGATTGCTTTGAAGCACCGGATATGTCTCTTTACAGATTGAAAGTTTTATATTCAAATAATACAAAAGACACTGAAGAGATAAAGGCGTTAAAGTATAATCTATGCTATACATCCACCAAGTATTTTGAGAGACTTCTTGAGATGCACAAGAAAGAGCTGCAAGAATCTCTGCAGGGGAAGATAAAACTCTCTGCACGGGGTTTGTCAAATCATCTGAGGGTCTTTATATATACTTTTCTCACAGGTGAGGAGTATTTTGGTGAAACAAAACTAAAGTCCAGAGAAGAGCTCAAAAAAAATATAAAAATGTTTAAATTAGATGAGATAACCGAGTTGATGGAACAGGTAACAATCGGTGGTTTCTTGAAATAA
- a CDS encoding phosphatidate cytidylyltransferase, producing the protein MKSRLIVAILGIPVLIYILLSGGLLLLLFANVIIGTALYEFFNMMEKSGKRPLKTLGMLLGLSIPNLTYMYMKGHDFGELLPLVISLGVMLLIVSRIFENCSEEASRDIGGTLLGVMYISFLFSHIIAMSFLPQGNLWILTAQLMVWVCDSSAYFVGLSTGRKFFKRGLSEISPKKSIEGTIGGIFFTVLTLGIIRYFFYLKDSSLSFVGVVAIGIFVSATAQIGDLGESLFKRDFKIKDSGNLLGGHGGILDRFDSMIFVVPTMFYLLKILFV; encoded by the coding sequence ATGAAAAGTAGACTAATTGTAGCTATACTTGGTATACCGGTTTTGATCTACATACTTTTGAGTGGGGGGCTGCTTCTTCTACTTTTTGCCAATGTAATAATAGGAACTGCCCTTTATGAGTTTTTTAACATGATGGAAAAATCTGGAAAAAGACCGCTAAAAACACTGGGTATGCTTCTGGGGCTTTCTATACCTAACTTAACTTATATGTATATGAAGGGACATGATTTTGGTGAACTATTACCACTTGTAATCTCACTTGGAGTGATGTTACTTATAGTCAGCAGAATCTTTGAAAATTGTTCTGAGGAAGCAAGCAGGGATATAGGAGGGACACTTCTTGGAGTGATGTATATCTCTTTTCTTTTTTCTCATATAATTGCTATGAGTTTTTTACCCCAGGGCAACTTATGGATACTGACTGCCCAGCTCATGGTGTGGGTCTGTGACTCGTCTGCCTATTTTGTAGGACTTTCCACAGGAAGGAAGTTTTTTAAGAGAGGGCTAAGTGAAATAAGCCCGAAAAAATCCATAGAGGGAACGATAGGTGGAATATTTTTTACAGTTCTGACCCTTGGAATAATAAGATATTTTTTCTATCTCAAAGATAGTTCTCTTTCTTTTGTAGGAGTTGTGGCAATAGGTATTTTCGTCAGTGCGACGGCTCAAATAGGTGACCTAGGTGAGTCACTTTTTAAACGTGATTTCAAGATAAAAGATTCAGGAAATCTCCTAGGAGGACACGGAGGAATATTAGATAGATTTGACAGTATGATATTTGTCGTGCCTACAATGTTTTATCTGCTTAAAATATTATTTGTTTAG
- a CDS encoding thymidylate kinase, with protein sequence MGKLIVIEGTDSSGKQTQTEILYEKLKSQGIKVKKISFPNYDSPASAPVKMYLAGEFGEKASDVNPYPVSTMYAVDRYASFKKEWEDFYLEAGVVITDRYTTSNMVHQASKFIDPHEKIKYLDWLEDLEYEKMGIPKPDIVFFLNMPVDVAQELMSERKNKITGEEDKDIHEKDLEYLRMSHQNACNIAKTYGWKEIMCVERSRLRKIDDISEEIFEAVKEIL encoded by the coding sequence ATGGGAAAGCTCATAGTAATAGAGGGAACAGACTCTAGCGGAAAACAGACTCAAACGGAGATTTTATACGAAAAATTAAAATCACAGGGAATAAAGGTAAAAAAAATATCATTTCCAAATTATGACAGCCCTGCATCGGCTCCAGTAAAAATGTATCTGGCCGGAGAGTTTGGAGAGAAGGCCAGCGATGTAAATCCTTACCCTGTATCGACGATGTATGCAGTGGACAGATATGCTTCTTTTAAGAAGGAGTGGGAAGATTTCTATTTGGAAGCCGGAGTGGTGATAACAGACAGGTACACAACTTCAAATATGGTTCACCAGGCTTCTAAATTTATAGATCCACATGAAAAAATAAAATATCTAGACTGGCTTGAGGATCTAGAATATGAGAAAATGGGTATTCCAAAGCCTGATATTGTTTTCTTTTTAAATATGCCTGTGGATGTGGCTCAGGAGCTGATGTCTGAAAGAAAAAATAAGATAACCGGAGAGGAGGACAAGGATATTCATGAGAAAGACTTGGAATATCTGAGAATGTCCCATCAAAATGCATGCAATATTGCAAAGACATACGGGTGGAAAGAGATAATGTGTGTAGAAAGAAGCAGACTGAGAAAAATAGATGATATTTCAGAGGAGATTTTTGAAGCTGTGAAAGAGATACTGTAA
- a CDS encoding peptidylprolyl isomerase, which yields MAVRKFRKNMKPIIWVITIAFFVSMLTVIISNIRMGMGNQSYAFKINGEKVQTLKVERTMTNLSGVYQQYFGTNLDKELSNLIAFNQVIEKELTMQIAKKLKVKVPKKDINAEYDKIVNSINDKEQFKRMLQIQGYTKTTLKKEIEEGMLLEKTIETIKEQYNPSEDELKEEYEENKYGLYLGKTYEEVKPELEAQLKEKKGIEKYSALLHEEKENMKLEAVEEEYVKYLEQPALEKDGFVITNVDMANRTIRNLFATGGEIDQAEEMTKKSFEADIKIAKEAITRGISVEENLSTTDKLYGLRTKLEKEIKESYKVSDSELKNFFEKNKLAYDTAASADANIVEFKAEVSEKDKEIALEKAKGILKEATPENFEDLAIKYSDGPSGPKGGDLGWFEKGQMVKSFEDAVFEGEAGKVYPEIVETQFGHHIIYVEEKEESKAKARHILITDKISEDTKKLVKDEALSVVEKLQNKELTFEEVSKGGKNIASSKVYTGITEGGYIPELGYKIELANDIFKSELNKFQFVESQGEIYVFQKIKEVKYKKAAFDEVKDRVKYDFLNIESQEELKKIIEK from the coding sequence ATGGCTGTCAGAAAATTCAGGAAAAACATGAAGCCTATTATTTGGGTGATAACTATAGCTTTTTTTGTATCTATGCTAACGGTTATCATATCAAATATAAGAATGGGAATGGGAAATCAGAGTTATGCATTTAAAATCAACGGAGAAAAGGTACAGACCTTAAAAGTAGAAAGAACTATGACGAATCTATCTGGAGTTTATCAGCAATACTTCGGCACGAACCTAGACAAGGAACTAAGCAACCTAATTGCCTTTAATCAGGTGATCGAAAAGGAACTGACGATGCAGATAGCAAAGAAGCTCAAGGTAAAAGTTCCTAAAAAAGATATAAATGCTGAATATGACAAGATTGTAAACTCTATAAATGATAAGGAACAATTTAAAAGAATGCTTCAAATACAGGGATACACAAAAACAACTCTCAAAAAAGAGATTGAAGAGGGAATGCTTTTGGAAAAAACTATCGAAACTATAAAAGAACAATATAACCCTAGTGAAGATGAGTTAAAAGAGGAATACGAGGAAAATAAGTATGGACTATATCTTGGAAAAACTTACGAAGAGGTTAAACCGGAGCTAGAGGCTCAACTGAAAGAGAAAAAAGGCATAGAAAAATACTCTGCTCTTTTACATGAAGAAAAAGAAAATATGAAATTAGAGGCTGTAGAAGAAGAGTATGTGAAATACTTAGAGCAACCTGCCCTTGAAAAAGATGGATTCGTAATAACTAATGTCGATATGGCTAACAGAACTATCAGAAATTTATTTGCTACAGGGGGAGAGATCGACCAGGCAGAAGAGATGACAAAAAAATCTTTTGAAGCTGATATAAAGATAGCGAAAGAAGCAATAACTAGAGGAATCTCTGTAGAGGAAAACCTCTCTACAACAGACAAGCTCTACGGACTTAGAACAAAACTTGAAAAAGAGATAAAAGAGTCTTATAAGGTAAGTGATAGTGAGCTAAAAAACTTCTTTGAAAAAAATAAGCTGGCTTATGATACTGCGGCAAGTGCTGATGCAAATATTGTAGAGTTCAAGGCTGAAGTTTCAGAAAAAGATAAAGAGATAGCCTTGGAAAAAGCCAAAGGGATACTAAAGGAAGCAACTCCTGAAAACTTTGAGGATCTTGCTATAAAATATTCAGATGGACCTTCTGGACCAAAAGGTGGAGACCTAGGATGGTTTGAAAAAGGTCAGATGGTAAAATCTTTTGAAGATGCTGTATTTGAAGGAGAAGCTGGAAAGGTTTATCCTGAAATAGTCGAAACACAATTTGGACACCATATTATTTACGTAGAAGAAAAAGAAGAGTCTAAGGCAAAAGCTAGACATATACTTATTACTGACAAAATATCTGAGGATACTAAAAAACTTGTAAAAGATGAAGCTTTATCGGTAGTTGAAAAACTTCAAAATAAAGAGCTGACATTTGAAGAAGTATCTAAGGGCGGAAAAAATATAGCATCTAGTAAAGTCTATACTGGAATAACAGAAGGCGGATACATTCCAGAGCTAGGATACAAAATTGAACTTGCCAATGATATATTTAAGAGTGAACTTAATAAATTTCAGTTTGTAGAATCTCAAGGGGAGATCTATGTATTCCAAAAGATAAAAGAAGTGAAATACAAAAAAGCTGCCTTTGACGAAGTCAAGGACAGAGTTAAGTATGATTTTCTGAATATTGAATCCCAAGAAGAACTGAAAAAAATAATTGAAAAATAA
- a CDS encoding 1-deoxy-D-xylulose-5-phosphate reductoisomerase, producing MKMITILGSTGSIGTNALEVIRNNKGKFKVLAMSAHRNHELLLEQIEEFSPKYVSVGTENGFKAIKERYPDLEIYSGEKGLKKLGGLDEADTVLTAVSGAVGIEATIEAIKKEKRIALANKETMVAAGDLINKLLEEYEKAEIIPVDSEHSAIFQSMLGGRKKEIKKIIITASGGTFRGKTLEELKNVTVEEALKHPNWSMGKKITIDSSTLVNKGLEVIEAHQLFKVPYESIEVLVHPQSIVHSMVEFQDTTVMAQLGAPDMKVPIQYAFTYPEREANPCFKSLDLKKMSQLTFEKPDCEVFKGIEYAFEAGKIGKSMPTVFNAANEVAVDLFLEGKIIFLEIYKILRKAMDRHSPVETLDFDTIKKVDEETRNWVMANFA from the coding sequence ATGAAAATGATAACAATACTTGGATCTACAGGCAGCATTGGAACAAATGCCCTTGAAGTAATAAGAAACAACAAAGGAAAATTTAAGGTCCTGGCAATGAGTGCCCACAGAAACCATGAGCTTTTGTTAGAACAGATAGAGGAGTTCTCCCCAAAATATGTATCTGTTGGAACTGAAAATGGATTTAAAGCTATAAAGGAAAGATATCCTGACCTGGAAATTTATAGTGGGGAAAAAGGACTGAAAAAACTGGGAGGACTAGATGAGGCGGACACCGTCTTGACTGCAGTAAGCGGTGCTGTAGGTATAGAGGCTACAATAGAAGCTATAAAAAAGGAGAAAAGAATAGCCCTTGCCAATAAGGAAACAATGGTAGCGGCAGGAGATCTTATAAACAAACTTTTAGAAGAGTATGAGAAAGCTGAGATAATACCTGTGGACAGTGAGCATTCTGCTATATTTCAGTCTATGCTGGGTGGGAGAAAAAAAGAAATAAAAAAAATAATAATAACAGCCAGTGGAGGTACCTTTCGAGGGAAGACACTAGAGGAATTAAAAAATGTCACTGTGGAAGAAGCCCTGAAACATCCCAACTGGTCAATGGGGAAAAAGATAACGATAGATTCATCTACCCTTGTAAACAAAGGACTAGAAGTAATAGAGGCACATCAATTATTTAAGGTGCCCTATGAGAGTATAGAGGTACTGGTACATCCCCAGAGCATAGTTCATTCTATGGTTGAATTTCAGGATACTACGGTTATGGCGCAACTTGGAGCACCTGATATGAAGGTACCGATACAATATGCCTTTACTTATCCAGAGAGAGAAGCAAACCCTTGTTTTAAAAGTCTGGATTTGAAAAAAATGTCACAACTTACCTTTGAAAAACCAGACTGTGAAGTATTTAAGGGGATTGAATATGCATTTGAGGCTGGTAAAATAGGAAAATCTATGCCGACAGTTTTTAATGCAGCCAATGAAGTGGCAGTAGATCTTTTTTTAGAAGGAAAAATAATTTTTTTAGAAATATATAAGATATTAAGAAAGGCAATGGACAGACATAGTCCTGTGGAAACCCTTGATTTTGATACTATAAAAAAAGTAGACGAGGAAACTAGGAACTGGGTGATGGCTAATTTTGCATAA
- a CDS encoding TolC family protein, with translation MKKILIVTLIISLSVYVSGEAITLNLNQCIERALSNSYTIKNADIDLENSELQVREAYKEALPKISYTGLYDKNEENIYGDNLDRDENYYNRIELIQPLYRGGLIGAGIVAAKKIRELSDYEFLKSRSELRLLIIEKYLNILKFQNELEVYQASLKDVEGQYKKAQRKYELRLFSKADVLPFATRVRNIRTNIIRVKNITEITQLELKNEIGIDRRRELELRPIDSVNYDLSGIDIEADVELARENNRDSKMARLDYEITKANESLARAEFFPKVDFTLGYTGEEGDFDGASEEWQWDAGITVTMNLFEFGQNLNAYNRYKNETEKSKNLEMKARDDIEVTLRSNYSELVRLKETVKEQQAAVESSYENYSVEKRRYENGLVSVIDFLQIESDLREAKLSLLEASLDYYLAYEEYQEYLK, from the coding sequence ATGAAAAAAATTCTAATTGTGACGCTGATAATCTCTTTATCTGTATATGTATCTGGTGAAGCAATTACCCTTAACTTAAACCAGTGTATAGAAAGAGCTCTATCCAACAGCTATACTATAAAAAATGCAGATATTGATTTGGAAAACTCAGAGCTTCAAGTAAGGGAGGCATACAAAGAGGCACTTCCGAAAATAAGTTACACCGGTCTCTACGATAAAAACGAGGAAAATATCTATGGAGACAACTTGGATAGAGATGAAAACTATTATAACAGAATAGAGCTTATACAACCATTGTATAGGGGAGGATTAATCGGTGCCGGGATAGTGGCGGCAAAAAAAATAAGAGAACTTTCAGACTATGAATTTTTAAAATCCAGAAGTGAGCTGAGGCTTCTGATTATAGAAAAATATCTAAATATACTGAAATTTCAAAATGAGCTAGAGGTATATCAGGCCTCACTGAAAGATGTAGAAGGGCAGTATAAAAAAGCCCAGAGAAAATACGAGCTAAGGCTTTTTTCAAAGGCAGATGTGCTTCCATTTGCCACTAGAGTCAGGAATATCAGGACAAATATTATAAGAGTGAAAAATATTACAGAGATCACACAGTTGGAACTGAAAAATGAAATAGGAATTGATAGAAGGAGGGAACTAGAACTTCGGCCTATAGATTCTGTGAATTATGATTTATCGGGAATAGATATAGAGGCTGACGTAGAGTTAGCGAGGGAAAATAACAGGGACTCGAAAATGGCAAGGTTGGATTATGAAATTACAAAGGCCAATGAATCTCTGGCCAGGGCAGAATTTTTTCCAAAAGTTGATTTTACCCTTGGATACACAGGTGAGGAGGGTGATTTTGACGGAGCTTCAGAAGAGTGGCAGTGGGATGCAGGTATAACTGTTACAATGAACTTATTTGAATTTGGACAGAATTTGAATGCATATAACAGGTATAAAAATGAAACTGAAAAATCTAAAAACCTTGAGATGAAAGCAAGAGACGATATAGAGGTAACTTTAAGGAGTAATTACTCGGAACTTGTTAGGCTGAAAGAAACAGTAAAAGAACAGCAGGCGGCTGTGGAATCTTCATATGAAAATTATAGTGTGGAAAAAAGAAGGTATGAAAATGGCCTGGTGAGTGTCATAGATTTTCTACAGATAGAAAGTGACCTTAGAGAGGCGAAGCTATCACTTCTAGAGGCGAGTTTAGACTATTACCTAGCCTATGAAGAATATCAAGAATATCTTAAATAA
- the rseP gene encoding RIP metalloprotease RseP, which produces MNVLITILILGIIIFIHELGHFLAAKFFKMPVSEFSIGMGPKLYSYEGIETTYSVRSIPVGGFVNIEGMEVDSEVEDGFNTKSPFSRFIVLFAGVFMNFSLALIIIYFMVVSGGKMIQSEEAVIGGIMESSNAYELILEGDRIFEINDREIVDWKDISEVMKEEAGEIPLKIEVLRDGQEMTFLVEPIYEPGRDQPLLGILPEYTVEKYGFIESFKVAGGVFKDLFVQIISGLKLLVTGRVKADDITGPVGMIKVVGEASKGGASLLVWLTALLSVNIGIFNLLPFPALDGGRIVFVILELIGVTVNKKLEERLHMAGMIVLIGLILFITMNDVFNLISD; this is translated from the coding sequence ATGAATGTTTTAATAACAATACTTATACTGGGAATTATCATATTTATTCATGAGCTGGGGCATTTTTTGGCTGCAAAGTTTTTTAAGATGCCTGTCTCAGAGTTTTCCATTGGGATGGGGCCAAAGCTCTATTCTTACGAGGGAATTGAGACTACTTATTCAGTAAGGTCGATTCCTGTGGGTGGTTTTGTAAATATAGAGGGGATGGAAGTGGATAGTGAAGTGGAAGATGGCTTCAACACTAAATCCCCTTTTTCACGTTTCATAGTTCTTTTTGCCGGTGTATTTATGAACTTCTCTCTTGCATTGATTATAATATACTTTATGGTAGTTTCCGGCGGGAAGATGATTCAAAGTGAGGAGGCAGTAATAGGGGGTATAATGGAATCCTCTAATGCTTATGAGCTGATTTTAGAAGGGGACAGAATATTTGAAATCAATGATAGGGAAATAGTTGACTGGAAAGATATAAGTGAGGTAATGAAGGAAGAGGCAGGTGAGATTCCTTTAAAGATAGAAGTTCTAAGGGATGGACAAGAGATGACTTTTTTGGTAGAGCCAATATATGAACCTGGCAGAGATCAGCCACTGCTTGGAATATTACCTGAATACACTGTAGAAAAATATGGTTTTATTGAAAGTTTCAAAGTTGCAGGAGGAGTTTTTAAGGATCTCTTTGTGCAGATAATAAGTGGACTGAAACTCCTTGTAACAGGTCGGGTAAAGGCTGACGATATAACCGGTCCAGTTGGGATGATAAAAGTTGTAGGAGAAGCCTCAAAGGGGGGAGCTTCACTTCTTGTGTGGTTGACTGCCTTGCTTTCTGTTAATATTGGAATATTCAATCTGCTTCCTTTTCCGGCTTTAGATGGTGGTAGGATAGTCTTTGTAATATTGGAACTGATAGGAGTAACAGTAAATAAAAAGCTTGAAGAAAGGCTTCATATGGCAGGGATGATTGTGCTTATAGGTCTCATACTTTTTATAACAATGAATGATGTATTCAATCTGATATCAGATTGA
- a CDS encoding PG0541 family transporter-associated protein yields the protein MEEYKLLRIICDSSLEEELVEILVGEGIEEYTVFPSLKGSWEKSKKHLDSHVWPGTDSAIFTVLEKDRCYKLVEKFRIKKETMDYYITFKIVVSSVDLYLK from the coding sequence GTGGAAGAGTATAAATTGCTTAGAATAATATGCGACTCTTCATTAGAGGAGGAGCTTGTGGAAATTTTGGTGGGGGAGGGTATAGAGGAATATACAGTTTTTCCATCACTAAAGGGTTCTTGGGAAAAAAGTAAAAAACACTTGGACAGTCATGTGTGGCCTGGAACAGACAGTGCTATATTCACTGTTTTAGAAAAGGACCGTTGTTATAAACTTGTTGAAAAATTCAGAATAAAAAAAGAAACTATGGATTATTATATTACATTTAAAATAGTTGTTAGCTCTGTAGACTTATATCTGAAATAG
- the bioA gene encoding adenosylmethionine--8-amino-7-oxononanoate transaminase, translated as MVKMEEMNLWYPYAQMKTKDENLHVEWAKGMKIKVKDGGELLDGVASWWCACHGYSNDELNKSAVEQMEKFSHVMLGGLTHDPAENLAKKLVEITPEGLNHVFFSDSGSVGVEVALKMAIQYFSNKGYENKIKIVGLKGGYHGDTFKTMEVGDDPAYHGAFSNLFRDTYHIDRPTGGYDASEENVEKDIAKLEEFLKEKHSEVAAFIVEPLIQAAGGFNFYSPKYLERAREICDKYDVLLIFDEVATGFGRTGKLFAMDHTNIVPDIVVLGKALTGGYLGHAATIASTKVFEAFYSDSGRDAFMHGPTYMGNALTCAIGLKSMEIFERENYLEKIEAIEKQLRRRLGNIKSDKIKDVRILGVTGVIEVKESKSLKGFQKFACDRGVWLRPFYRHLYTMPPYIATEEEMDRIIDVMEEWFKL; from the coding sequence ATGGTAAAAATGGAAGAGATGAATTTATGGTATCCCTATGCTCAAATGAAAACAAAAGATGAAAATCTTCATGTTGAATGGGCTAAGGGGATGAAGATAAAGGTAAAAGACGGTGGAGAACTGCTAGACGGTGTAGCTTCATGGTGGTGTGCATGTCACGGATACAGTAACGACGAGTTGAACAAGTCAGCTGTGGAGCAGATGGAAAAGTTTTCTCATGTAATGCTAGGAGGACTCACCCATGACCCTGCTGAGAATCTGGCAAAAAAACTAGTGGAGATAACTCCAGAAGGTTTAAATCACGTGTTCTTCTCTGACAGCGGATCTGTGGGAGTAGAAGTGGCTTTGAAGATGGCTATCCAATATTTTTCAAATAAGGGCTATGAGAACAAGATAAAAATAGTAGGTCTTAAGGGAGGTTATCACGGAGATACCTTTAAAACAATGGAGGTAGGGGATGACCCAGCTTACCACGGGGCTTTTTCAAACTTATTTAGAGACACATATCACATAGACAGACCTACGGGAGGCTATGATGCTTCAGAGGAAAATGTTGAAAAAGATATAGCTAAATTAGAGGAATTTTTAAAGGAAAAACACAGTGAGGTGGCGGCCTTTATAGTGGAACCGCTTATACAGGCAGCAGGAGGATTTAATTTTTACAGTCCTAAGTATCTAGAAAGAGCCAGAGAAATCTGTGATAAATATGATGTGCTGCTTATTTTTGATGAGGTTGCAACAGGATTTGGAAGAACTGGAAAACTTTTTGCAATGGATCACACCAATATAGTCCCTGATATAGTTGTTCTAGGCAAGGCACTTACTGGAGGTTATTTGGGTCATGCAGCAACAATTGCCAGTACAAAGGTATTTGAGGCTTTTTATTCAGATAGTGGAAGGGATGCCTTTATGCATGGACCTACATATATGGGAAATGCCCTTACTTGTGCAATCGGACTTAAGAGTATGGAGATATTTGAAAGAGAAAACTATCTAGAAAAAATAGAAGCAATCGAAAAACAGCTGAGAAGAAGACTGGGGAATATAAAATCTGATAAAATAAAGGACGTGAGAATCCTAGGAGTAACTGGGGTTATAGAGGTAAAAGAATCTAAGAGTCTCAAGGGATTCCAAAAATTTGCATGTGACAGGGGAGTATGGCTCAGACCATTTTATAGACACCTCTATACAATGCCTCCTTATATAGCAACAGAAGAGGAGATGGATCGTATTATTGATGTAATGGAAGAATGGTTTAAATTATAA